A genomic window from Sorex araneus isolate mSorAra2 chromosome 2, mSorAra2.pri, whole genome shotgun sequence includes:
- the UTP23 gene encoding rRNA-processing protein UTP23 homolog, whose product MKITRQKHAKKHLGFFRNNFGVREPYQILLDGTFCQAALRGRIQLREQLPRYLMGETQLCTTRCVLKELETLGKDVYGAKVIAQKCQVRNCPHFKNAVSGSECLLSMIEDGNPHHYFVATQDQNLSLRVKKKPGVPLMFIIQNTIVLDKPSPKTIAFVKAVESGQLVSVHEKQSIKQLKEEQGLGKSPEQRRRKKRKKISGPNPLSCLKKKKKAQATNSSTSEKKRKRKRIRNRSTSKVLSEKQSAEGQ is encoded by the exons ATGAAGATCACAAGGCAGAAGCACGCCAAGAAGCATCTGGGGTTTTTCCGTAACAATTTCGGAGTCCGCGAGCCGTACCAGATCCTGCTCGACGGCACTTTCTGTCAAGCCGCACTGCGGGGCCGCATCCAGCTGAGGGAGCAGCTGCCTCGTTACCTCATGGGGGAAACCCAGCTGTGCACGACCAG GTGTGTGTTAAAGGAGTTAGAGACGCTGGGCAAAGATGTATATGGGGCAAAGGTGATTGCACAAAAATGCCAGGTCCGAAATTGTCCCCACTTCAAGAATGCGGTAAGTGGGTCGGAGTGCCTGCTTTCCATGATCGAAGACGGAAACCCCCATCATTATTTTGTAGCGACACAG GATCAGAATTTGTCTTTGAGAGTAAAGAAAAAGCCTGGTGTTCCTCTCATGTTTATTATTCAGAACACCATAGTCTTGGACAAACCTTCTCCCAAAACAATTGCCTTTGTTAAAGCTGTAGAGTCAGGTCAGCTTGTCTCAGTGCACGAGAAACAAAGTATTAAACAACTCAAAGAAGAACAGGGTTtaggaaaaagccctgaacagAGAAGACGAAAAAAGCGTAAGAAAATAAGTGGCCCCAATCCTCTTAGCtgtttgaagaaaaagaaaaaagcacaggCTACAAATTCATCTACctctgaaaagaaaaggaaaaggaaaagaatccgAAATAGATCTACTTCAAAAGTACTTTCAGAAAAACAGAGTGCAGAAGGACAATGA